The Amycolatopsis sp. 195334CR genome window below encodes:
- a CDS encoding TetR/AcrR family transcriptional regulator: MSTEPAPKWRRLEPDARKEQIFDCAAELFGQRPYAEVSTSDIAAEAGVARGLINHYFGTKRELYLAVIRRALTVPHFAVEILPEGTLEHRVDAAVSWFLDMVGRQENLWLAAIAPEGIGRDLAVEQILEEADRESADRVLEAVGITAADPHHSELNALVRAYGGMVKAAGREWLVRGALTREQVHTLLSKSLLTLVNNVFDEIRTS, encoded by the coding sequence ATGAGCACCGAGCCCGCACCGAAGTGGCGAAGACTGGAACCGGACGCCAGGAAGGAACAGATCTTCGACTGCGCGGCGGAGCTGTTCGGCCAGCGGCCGTACGCCGAAGTGTCCACTTCGGACATCGCAGCCGAGGCGGGCGTGGCCAGGGGCTTGATCAACCACTACTTCGGCACCAAGCGGGAGCTGTACCTGGCGGTGATCCGGCGGGCGCTGACGGTGCCGCACTTCGCCGTGGAGATCCTGCCGGAGGGCACGCTGGAGCACCGGGTCGACGCGGCGGTGTCGTGGTTCCTGGACATGGTCGGGCGGCAGGAGAACCTGTGGCTGGCCGCGATAGCGCCGGAGGGCATCGGGCGCGACCTCGCGGTCGAGCAGATCCTGGAGGAGGCGGACCGGGAGTCCGCGGATCGTGTCCTGGAAGCGGTCGGCATCACCGCCGCCGACCCGCACCACAGCGAACTGAACGCGCTGGTGCGGGCGTACGGCGGCATGGTGAAGGCGGCCGGCCGGGAGTGGCTGGTGCGGGGCGCGCTGACGCGGGAGCAGGTGCACACGCTGCTCAGCAAGAGCCTGCTCACCCTGGTGAACAACGTCTTCGACGAGATCCGCACGAGCTAG
- a CDS encoding CdaR family transcriptional regulator, translating to MTVERGLNSVETRPVLPRRLAEILRPELPTLGGQIVEEIRTVIPEYGRPLDGPYGRSIRAGVDCAMSLFVDQIADPGSIKEELLDVHRKLGQLEMREGRSLDTLQAAYRVGARVAWRRIMLVGRRAGLSSAVMSELADAMFAFMDELASIALDGYLEAKACSAGALETWRRRLLQLILERPQPPREAIAELAQLTGWVLPAKVFAVAVRTPGGVSRRMPALDEDVLAELDAPEPLLLVPGEPVDARLSAIQNALPGYRLSAGPAVPLEAAADSLRWARRALTLTGEGLLPARRLIRAEEHLATVLLHSDDGLIAQLRERHFAPLRGMTDKQRGRLTETLRAWLDAQGNVLEIAERLKVHPQTVRYRMRQLQATFGASLDDPDARFEMELILRSEPRPGLPRDGRETGDGPNGSWARYRLAEVMPVPRTAHNAPATPPPGTSRSRRSPA from the coding sequence ATGACGGTCGAGCGCGGGCTGAACTCGGTGGAAACCCGCCCGGTACTTCCCCGGCGGCTGGCCGAGATCCTTCGCCCGGAGCTGCCGACGCTCGGCGGCCAGATCGTCGAGGAGATCCGGACCGTCATCCCGGAGTACGGCCGCCCGCTCGACGGCCCGTACGGCCGGTCCATCCGCGCCGGGGTGGACTGCGCTATGTCGTTGTTCGTCGACCAGATCGCCGATCCCGGCTCGATTAAGGAGGAACTGCTCGACGTCCACCGCAAGCTCGGCCAGCTGGAGATGCGCGAGGGCCGCAGCCTGGACACGCTGCAGGCCGCCTACCGGGTCGGGGCCAGGGTGGCCTGGCGCCGGATCATGCTGGTCGGGCGGCGCGCGGGGCTGTCCTCGGCGGTGATGTCGGAACTGGCCGACGCGATGTTCGCGTTCATGGACGAGCTGGCCTCGATCGCGCTGGACGGGTACCTGGAGGCCAAGGCCTGCTCGGCGGGCGCGCTGGAGACCTGGCGGCGCAGGCTGCTGCAGCTGATCCTGGAACGCCCGCAGCCGCCGCGCGAGGCGATCGCCGAACTGGCGCAGCTCACCGGCTGGGTGCTGCCCGCGAAGGTGTTCGCGGTGGCGGTCCGCACGCCGGGCGGGGTGTCGAGACGGATGCCGGCGCTGGACGAGGACGTGCTCGCCGAACTGGACGCGCCCGAGCCGCTGCTCCTGGTGCCCGGTGAGCCGGTCGACGCCCGGCTGTCGGCGATCCAGAACGCACTGCCCGGCTACCGGCTCTCGGCCGGTCCGGCGGTTCCGCTCGAAGCGGCGGCGGATTCACTGCGGTGGGCGCGTCGTGCGCTGACACTGACCGGCGAGGGCCTGCTCCCGGCTCGCCGGTTGATCCGGGCCGAGGAACACCTGGCCACCGTCCTGCTGCACTCGGACGACGGCCTGATCGCGCAGCTCCGCGAACGGCACTTCGCGCCGCTGCGGGGCATGACGGACAAGCAGCGCGGCAGGCTCACCGAGACCTTGCGCGCCTGGCTGGACGCGCAGGGCAACGTGCTGGAGATCGCCGAGCGGCTGAAGGTCCACCCGCAGACCGTGCGGTACCGGATGCGGCAGCTGCAGGCCACCTTCGGCGCCAGCCTCGACGACCCGGACGCCCGCTTCGAAATGGAACTCATCCTCCGCAGCGAGCCCAGGCCGGGCCTGCCGCGCGACGGCCGCGAAACCGGCGACGGCCCGAACGGCTCGTGGGCGCGGTACCGCCTGGCCGAGGTGATGCCGGTGCCGCGCACCGCGCACAACGCCCCGGCCACCCCGCCGCCGGGCACCTCGCGCTCCCGCCGCTCACCCGCCTAA
- a CDS encoding IS30 family transposase, producing MPGPRLTCEERVMIQNGLDQGLTQDAIAKVLGKSPSTISREVRRGGGPRCSRPGTTITGRPRRYRADRAQRLAIERGRRPKPHLLTGELAAVVTGLLEADWSPQQISQMLPTLFPDDEAMRVSHETIYQSLFVQGRGELRRELAAHLRSGRTGRRSRAATGARRAGRIAGMVPISQRPATATDRAVPGHWEGDLLLGGTGKGAVITLVERTSRFVLLAPLPDSHKALDVRTLLTGMITALPDTLTQSLTWDQGNEMAQHAQFTLDTGLQVYFCDPHSPWQRGTNENTNGLLRQYWPKGSDLRHLTQTHCDTIAQRLNTRPRKTLNWHTPAQTLDKALLATTS from the coding sequence ATGCCAGGACCCCGGTTGACGTGCGAGGAACGAGTGATGATCCAGAACGGTCTGGATCAAGGACTTACCCAGGACGCGATCGCGAAAGTCCTGGGTAAGTCCCCCTCGACGATCTCACGAGAAGTACGCCGCGGCGGTGGACCGCGGTGTTCCAGGCCCGGCACCACGATCACCGGCCGGCCTCGCCGCTACCGGGCCGACCGAGCCCAGCGCCTGGCCATCGAACGCGGCCGCCGCCCGAAACCCCACCTGCTGACAGGCGAACTGGCGGCGGTGGTGACCGGTCTGCTGGAAGCGGACTGGTCACCCCAGCAGATCTCGCAGATGCTGCCGACGTTGTTCCCCGATGATGAGGCTATGCGGGTGAGTCACGAGACGATCTATCAGTCGTTGTTCGTCCAAGGCCGTGGTGAGCTGCGGCGGGAACTGGCCGCTCACCTGCGCAGCGGCCGCACCGGCCGCCGATCCCGCGCGGCCACCGGGGCGCGCCGCGCGGGCCGTATCGCCGGCATGGTCCCGATCAGCCAGCGTCCCGCCACCGCCACCGACCGGGCCGTTCCCGGGCACTGGGAAGGCGACCTGCTCCTGGGCGGTACCGGCAAGGGCGCGGTGATCACCCTGGTCGAGCGGACCTCGAGGTTCGTGCTGCTGGCACCACTACCGGACAGTCACAAAGCCCTCGACGTCCGCACACTGCTCACCGGCATGATCACCGCCCTGCCCGACACGCTCACCCAATCGCTGACCTGGGACCAGGGCAACGAGATGGCCCAGCACGCCCAGTTCACCCTCGACACCGGCCTGCAGGTCTACTTCTGCGACCCACACAGCCCCTGGCAACGCGGCACCAACGAAAACACCAACGGCCTGCTCCGCCAATACTGGCCCAAAGGCTCAGACCTACGCCACCTCACCCAAACCCACTGCGACACCATCGCCCAGCGCCTGAACACCCGCCCACGCAAAACCCTCAACTGGCACACTCCAGCACAAACACTCGACAAAGCCCTACTTGCAACAACCAGTTGA
- a CDS encoding SagB/ThcOx family dehydrogenase — protein sequence MADALSSAKAVHAMLNGQSEDTRDRPVQPNGHRIPLPDLEPPRADLVGTLVQRRSAAKFADRPLDMAALSALLRFALGVQRFVQAQGVDKHPLGMAPSAGGLLCLRAYLLVRQADGVPPGIYRYESVSHQLIEIGGGDPTERLTEVFLQPEFAANAPVSIALTARLDVAFSQYPLRHYRTLHVDAGVAVQNLYTVGTALGLACCAISAFDDRALGALLCLPDSEIATMLFSVGQKA from the coding sequence ATGGCGGACGCGCTCTCCTCGGCGAAGGCCGTGCACGCGATGCTGAACGGGCAGTCCGAGGACACCCGTGACCGGCCCGTGCAGCCCAACGGCCACCGGATCCCGCTGCCCGACCTCGAACCGCCGCGCGCGGACCTGGTCGGCACGCTGGTGCAACGCCGGTCCGCGGCCAAGTTCGCCGACCGGCCGCTCGACATGGCCGCGCTGAGCGCGTTGCTGCGCTTCGCGCTCGGCGTGCAGCGGTTCGTGCAGGCGCAGGGGGTGGACAAGCACCCGCTCGGCATGGCGCCCAGCGCCGGTGGGCTGCTCTGCCTGCGTGCCTACCTGCTGGTCCGCCAGGCCGACGGGGTGCCGCCCGGGATCTACCGGTACGAGTCGGTCTCGCACCAGCTGATCGAGATCGGCGGCGGTGACCCGACCGAGCGGCTGACCGAGGTCTTCCTGCAGCCGGAGTTCGCCGCGAACGCGCCGGTGAGCATCGCGCTGACCGCGCGGCTGGACGTGGCCTTCAGCCAGTACCCGCTGCGGCACTACCGGACGCTGCACGTGGACGCCGGGGTGGCGGTGCAGAACCTCTACACCGTGGGGACCGCGCTGGGGCTGGCCTGCTGCGCGATCTCGGCGTTCGACGACCGCGCCCTCGGCGCCCTGCTGTGCCTGCCCGACTCGGAGATCGCCACGATGTTGTTCAGCGTGGGTCAGAAGGCCTGA